Within the Naumovozyma dairenensis CBS 421 chromosome 9, complete genome genome, the region ttttcaactCTAGTATCAATACCTGCTCTTATAACCACTACAAGCCCTTCGGTACCTCAATATATCAGTTCTACCTCAACTATCTCAAGTGATCGTACCAGCTCTACTATATGTTCGGGATCCAATTGTCCTGTTTCTTCCATTCGAACACACACAACTCCAACATCTACTACTATTCCAGTATTCACTACTTGCGAAGGAGATACATGCTCAACCGATTTGATTAGCAGTTCTAATGTTTGTACTGGAGGTAAATGCAAGTCCACTGTCAATCCTGCATCATCAACAGCTAACTCCGACACAAGAATAACTTCAACTGTGGTATGCACCAAGTCTAAGTGTCAAACAAAAttagtatcatcatctacGACATCTTCTATTACCTTCTGTACTGGAAATGATTGTACTGAGTCAACTTCCATCTCTTCCTCAACActatcttcatcattatctaGTCAATTTACAATTTTGACATCTATTTTCACACCAAAACCAGTGACCAGCAAATCATTAGTTACTAGTTCTTCTCGTAGCACTATTCCAGTTACCACCATGGTTCCAATGACAAGAATATCAACGAATTcacaaaatcaaaaagtAACCATTACTAGTTCCAGTTCCAGTGtcttaaattcaataacCACTATATTAGTTAGTACGGAAGTGCCCATTATATCAACTCCAGATATAACCACTATAATCTATACACAACCATGCTCCAATGGTGCTCTATCTTTACCATCTGCAACAACTATAGCGACATCTGTTAAGAATCAACCTTCAAGTACATGGATTCAAACACCGGTAGTGACTACCTATGCAGGATCTGGATCGAAGATAACAATAAGTTATGGATTAATTGGtttcataataatgttatttCTATAATGGAACAATTTATTCTATTCTATATCTTAAGCATCCAACCATTTACAAAGGTTAAAAACTTTGTATTTTATATAACATTATATCCTTTATTTATCCTTGTATTAATTtctaaaacaaaaaagcatttatattataatctAACATCATTTATGTctcattaaataatattgattaGCCTTTTATAATTTCTGATTGGAAAGAACTCACAGATACTTCTTCGCCAGcatcttcatcataatcataccattcatcttcaccattttcaaattgacAATCCATAACGTTCCCAGATGTCAATTCTGCTTGGAACATCACACTTGATGGGTAAAACTTGGTCAATTCACAACCTCTACAATCCAATTGTAAGATTGcagcattattattttctttcaaactTTTTAAACCATGTTTTTTCCTTGTTAGTTTAATGGATTTTTCTTCCAactcatcttcttctactCCACTATCAggattatataaatatttttcaaattttaataaatttacaGAGATATCCTTTGAACAAAATTTACACTTCATTATGAAGGAGGCTTCACCTTTACTTCCTGGCATTTCATGTTTTTCCACTAAGTTAATCAATACGGGGGATCCATGAGCTTCTCTACAACTTGTACAAACTAGATCGAATGCATATTCTGCAGGTTTTGTTGATTGTGCATCTTTCTCATCGTGATCTTTCACGTATAACCTTCTAACATTTTCAGAAAGTGTTCCtttaattattaaaaatagcattatattttttgaagatatattttcaCTTCCTTTGAGGactgttattatttccaattctttGTTTTATGGCTAGTTTATGAAACTCGTTGTATTATTCTACGTACGTagatataatttttcattttgacgtttatgatatttttcacaACAGTGCGTACGTAAGCTCCGAAAACGTTACTTCTTCCTCAAACAATACAAAAGATGATGCGCCAGAAGTAAGTTGACATGTCATACATATATTAGACAAGTTGTAGTCCAATGGTATAGCGAAAGACATTTATTCTTAGATTACATGAACGTGGTGTTGCCTTCCTCCATCTGAGAAAAGGTAGCTTGTCAACGAGAATTCTTTTCCCTGGGCGTTATTCAATCACTAGATGTCACCTATCTGTTTAGTCAACAACTGATAATCGACTAGAATAGTGTCCCACCATATACGCTTTAGTAAGCTACTTTTCAACTCCATTCGAACTTGTAAGGTACTTTTAGTCGTTAATAAGTATATCCTGAATATCTAACCTTCAATGAGGATCAACAATTCTTCAACCGCTCTTGCGTCACATAATGTTTTTTTGATATAaaaattgtaaattttatttagtGAGTTAATACTTCAAGAAGCTCTGGGGGTGTCATTCCAAAAACCATAgaatgtatatataaaattggATAGGTTTTAAATTGTGCcctatttttatatattatattagaCAACTGTATATGATATATAATTGCTTCATCTGAGGATAAAGTACCATACCATATGTTTTACTTTCCtatgataatataataagTTTACTGAATCGTTATTGTTGTGTTGTTTACCCCACAAATTTACTTTATAGTGTGTATGTACCTCCGTGCACCACAGCGAAAATATGTGTAATCGGGAGATTCCACGCGTCTCCCCACAGTAGATTATTTTAACGAggaaaattcaatatgta harbors:
- the NDAI0I00240 gene encoding uncharacterized protein (similar to Saccharomyces cerevisiae YCR090C; ancestral locus Anc_6.368), translated to MLFLIIKGTLSENVRRLYVKDHDEKDAQSTKPAEYAFDLVCTSCREAHGSPVLINLVEKHEMPGSKGEASFIMKCKFCSKDISVNLLKFEKYLYNPDSGVEEDELEEKSIKLTRKKHGLKSLKENNNAAILQLDCRGCELTKFYPSSVMFQAELTSGNVMDCQFENGEDEWYDYDEDAGEEVSVSSFQSEIIKG